A window of the Streptomyces finlayi genome harbors these coding sequences:
- a CDS encoding penicillin-binding transpeptidase domain-containing protein, with the protein MARQNDIYSPAPQGKRGSSTGSRVLVALLVLAVVSGVGYWGYTALAGDEGEGDPEVTAAAAQLEKFIGAWETGDAKAAASFTDTPSNAESLITSVTKNLEPSKTEITPGDGEKKTSGDVQFPFNVAMRIPGAADYMWDSRARVLKKDGAWLVEFTTPMIHPKMEAGQTLALQSQERASVLDVNGDELRAASVVGAVDPKTGKGISGLEARYDKQLSGGAGGAKSVVVVDRNSGQVVKRLTKKSGAKREPVRTTIDPTVQEAAADALEGVSKNAAIVAIDPSTGNILAAANKPGGQNRALSGQYPPGSTFKVVTTAALLKQGMRPDDAAECPKFAYVDGQRFENQDQFVLPGGSTFRDSFAHSCNTFFVNSAGKLSESSLNETSKAFGIGGSWDVGVTTYDGSVPVANGVNDKAASTIGQARVLASPLVMASLAATVKAGEFRQPVLVPDAVKKKYEATAALDPGVTSALREMMRATVTEGAGKALQGVAGEPHAKTGTAEFGNDTPLRTHAWMIGYQGEGNVAWSVLLEDGGSGGADAGPIAAKFLKNLG; encoded by the coding sequence ATGGCTCGACAGAACGATATCTACAGTCCTGCCCCGCAGGGAAAGCGGGGATCATCCACCGGAAGCCGTGTGCTGGTGGCCCTCTTGGTGCTGGCGGTGGTGTCAGGCGTCGGTTACTGGGGATACACGGCTCTGGCCGGTGACGAGGGTGAGGGCGATCCCGAAGTCACCGCGGCCGCTGCCCAGCTGGAGAAGTTCATCGGCGCCTGGGAGACCGGCGACGCGAAGGCGGCGGCCTCGTTCACCGACACCCCGTCGAATGCGGAATCGCTCATCACGTCCGTCACGAAGAACCTTGAACCGTCGAAGACGGAGATCACTCCCGGTGACGGGGAGAAGAAGACATCCGGCGATGTTCAATTCCCGTTCAACGTGGCGATGAGGATTCCGGGGGCCGCGGACTACATGTGGGACTCCCGGGCCAGGGTCCTGAAGAAGGACGGCGCCTGGCTGGTCGAGTTCACCACTCCCATGATCCATCCCAAGATGGAAGCCGGGCAGACGCTGGCCCTCCAGTCCCAGGAGCGCGCCTCCGTCCTCGACGTGAACGGGGACGAGCTGCGGGCCGCCTCCGTGGTCGGCGCGGTCGATCCGAAGACGGGCAAGGGAATCTCGGGACTTGAGGCCCGTTACGACAAGCAGCTCTCAGGCGGAGCCGGCGGTGCGAAGTCCGTGGTGGTGGTCGACCGCAATTCCGGTCAGGTGGTGAAGCGGCTCACGAAGAAATCCGGAGCGAAACGCGAACCGGTCAGGACGACCATCGACCCGACGGTCCAGGAAGCGGCTGCCGATGCTCTGGAGGGTGTGTCGAAGAATGCGGCCATTGTCGCGATCGACCCCTCCACCGGGAACATCCTCGCGGCAGCCAACAAACCGGGCGGACAGAACCGTGCGCTGAGCGGCCAGTATCCTCCGGGTTCCACATTCAAAGTCGTTACGACGGCCGCCCTGCTCAAGCAGGGTATGCGCCCCGACGACGCGGCGGAATGCCCGAAGTTCGCCTATGTGGACGGCCAGCGGTTCGAGAACCAGGACCAGTTCGTCCTTCCCGGCGGATCGACCTTCCGGGACTCCTTCGCCCACTCGTGCAATACCTTCTTCGTCAATTCGGCCGGAAAGCTGTCGGAGTCCTCGCTGAACGAGACCTCGAAGGCGTTCGGTATCGGCGGCTCCTGGGACGTCGGCGTCACCACGTACGACGGAAGCGTGCCGGTGGCCAACGGTGTGAACGACAAGGCGGCCTCGACCATCGGCCAGGCCCGCGTGCTCGCCTCACCGCTGGTGATGGCCTCGCTCGCCGCGACGGTGAAGGCGGGGGAGTTCAGGCAGCCGGTGCTCGTGCCGGACGCGGTGAAGAAGAAGTACGAGGCCACCGCCGCGCTCGACCCGGGGGTGACGTCGGCGCTCCGCGAGATGATGCGGGCCACCGTCACCGAGGGCGCGGGCAAGGCACTCCAGGGCGTCGCGGGGGAGCCGCACGCGAAGACGGGCACGGCGGAGTTCGGCAACGACACCCCGCTGCGCACCCACGCCTGGATGATCGGCTACCAGGGTGAGGGGAACGTCGCCTGGTCGGTACTGCTGGAGGACGGCGGCTCGGGCGGTGCGGACGCGGGCCCGATCGCGGCGAAGTTCCTGAAGAACCTCGGATGA
- a CDS encoding ABC transporter substrate-binding protein, whose product MSTHTGHPTATVPGAGWDAAVGAMVNPCDRRGGTLRLVSSADVDSLDPARTYYVWVWLLQRMLNRTLMAYPTDPGPAGLVPVPDLAESPGQASDGARTWTYRLRENLRFDDGSPITSDDVRYAVQRIFAQDVLPGGPTYLVPLLDDPARPYPGPYRSSAPLESVETPDDRTIVFRLRGPFADFDHLMAQPCVSPVPRHADTGARYGEDPRCSGPYRIEEHRPGAYLHLERNPYWDRATDPVRPALPDRVELTIGVGLDDLDAQLIDGVFDINLEGRGLQHAAQQRVTADEVLRTHTDNPRTSFLHFVSLQPHIPPFDNVHVRRAVHYAADRLLLQEARGGPVTGGDLTPALFPPRLPAHQGLDRYPAGPDLRGDLDRAREELAAAGLPDGFDAVIGTQRGKFRLVADAVVESVARVGIRLTVKELDVASYFSLGAGSPETIRKHNLGMIVTDWGADFPTEYGFLAPLVDGRQIKRNGGNWNIAELDAPEINELIDRSLHTTDPDERTRLWRVVERLVMEHAVILPLVHDKTLSFRNPWVTNVYVQPAFGLYDIQAMGLDPTADRPERSARSDRPDRPDRPDREITS is encoded by the coding sequence ATGAGTACCCACACCGGACACCCCACCGCGACGGTTCCCGGCGCCGGCTGGGACGCCGCCGTCGGAGCGATGGTCAACCCCTGCGACCGGCGCGGTGGAACGCTGCGCCTGGTGTCGTCGGCGGACGTGGACTCCCTCGACCCCGCCCGTACGTACTACGTGTGGGTCTGGCTGCTCCAGCGGATGCTCAACCGGACGCTGATGGCCTACCCCACCGACCCCGGACCCGCCGGGCTCGTCCCCGTCCCGGACCTCGCCGAGAGCCCCGGGCAGGCGAGCGACGGGGCCAGGACGTGGACGTACCGGCTGCGCGAGAACCTGCGCTTCGACGACGGCTCCCCCATCACCTCGGACGACGTGCGGTACGCCGTGCAGCGGATCTTCGCCCAGGACGTGCTGCCGGGCGGCCCGACGTATCTCGTGCCGCTGCTGGACGACCCGGCGCGGCCCTACCCGGGGCCGTACCGGAGCAGCGCGCCCCTGGAGTCCGTGGAGACGCCCGACGACCGGACCATCGTCTTCCGGCTGCGCGGCCCGTTCGCCGACTTCGACCATCTGATGGCCCAGCCCTGTGTGTCCCCCGTGCCCCGGCACGCCGACACCGGCGCCCGGTACGGGGAGGACCCCCGGTGCAGCGGTCCGTACCGGATCGAGGAGCACCGGCCGGGCGCGTATCTGCACCTGGAGCGCAATCCGTACTGGGACCGGGCCACCGACCCCGTGCGGCCCGCCCTGCCCGACCGGGTGGAACTGACCATCGGGGTCGGGCTCGACGACCTCGACGCGCAGCTGATCGACGGGGTCTTCGACATCAACCTCGAAGGGCGCGGGCTCCAGCACGCGGCGCAGCAACGGGTCACGGCGGACGAGGTCCTGCGTACGCACACGGACAACCCCCGGACGAGCTTCCTGCACTTCGTCTCGCTCCAGCCGCACATCCCGCCGTTCGACAACGTGCACGTGCGCAGGGCGGTGCACTACGCGGCGGACCGGCTGCTCCTCCAGGAGGCCCGCGGCGGTCCCGTCACCGGCGGCGACCTCACACCGGCGTTGTTCCCGCCCCGGCTCCCCGCCCACCAGGGGCTCGACCGCTATCCGGCCGGGCCGGATCTGCGGGGCGATCTCGACAGGGCACGGGAGGAGCTGGCGGCCGCCGGGCTGCCCGACGGCTTCGACGCGGTGATCGGCACCCAGCGCGGGAAGTTCCGGCTGGTGGCCGACGCGGTCGTCGAGTCGGTGGCCAGGGTCGGCATCCGGCTGACGGTCAAGGAACTGGACGTGGCCAGCTACTTCAGTCTGGGCGCGGGCTCGCCGGAGACGATCCGGAAGCACAACCTGGGGATGATCGTCACGGACTGGGGTGCGGACTTCCCGACGGAGTACGGGTTCCTGGCCCCGCTCGTCGACGGGCGGCAGATCAAGCGGAACGGCGGCAACTGGAACATCGCCGAGCTGGACGCCCCGGAGATCAACGAACTGATCGACCGGAGCCTGCACACGACCGATCCGGACGAGCGCACCCGGCTGTGGCGGGTGGTCGAGAGACTGGTCATGGAACACGCCGTGATCCTCCCGCTGGTCCACGACAAGACCCTGTCCTTCCGCAATCCCTGGGTCACCAACGTCTATGTCCAGCCGGCCTTCGGGCTGTACGACATCCAGGCCATGGGTCTCGATCCCACCGCCGACCGCCCCGAACGTTCCGCACGCTCCGACCGCCCCGACCGCCCCGACCGCCCCGACCGGGAGATCACTTCATGA
- a CDS encoding GNAT family N-acetyltransferase: MSLPHYAQTGDGVLAAPDAAALVDMGWNDLAGVEDFFQTPRWLAVQERNSGTTMDFLVRHRDGAPVAGLVAAWATDSVPWLLARPDALLSRAADEEVPGAAGILAEVADGEAASLLPSLVCGGRHLGRTRLLAAPGARPEDLAALLDHAEGLAEERKAASVCFPHVDVRDLSLVELLESRGYRSHTSAHYAWLPIPPGGWEEFLAGMSKHRRRRVRLERRALAEAGVEVTVEPLTQELVPRLGELDSNLLKKYGNPASPEHSAGLLSWIADVMGDDVMVSVARQNGAVIGFGMVLRSRARGEEHWFGHRAGFDYEAQGKLPLYYDVLYYRVLEAAAAAGVSVLHAGIGSVEAKLARGCQASEERSYVLRIPRTDKDRRTAPR, from the coding sequence GTGAGCCTCCCGCACTATGCGCAGACCGGGGACGGGGTCCTGGCGGCCCCGGACGCCGCCGCACTCGTGGACATGGGGTGGAACGACCTCGCCGGCGTGGAGGACTTCTTCCAGACGCCTCGCTGGCTGGCGGTGCAGGAGCGCAACTCCGGTACGACGATGGACTTCCTGGTGCGGCACCGCGACGGGGCTCCCGTCGCCGGGCTCGTCGCGGCCTGGGCGACCGACTCCGTGCCCTGGCTGCTCGCCCGCCCCGACGCGCTGCTCTCCCGGGCCGCCGACGAGGAGGTTCCGGGCGCGGCGGGCATCCTCGCCGAGGTGGCGGACGGCGAAGCGGCGTCCCTGCTTCCCTCGCTGGTGTGCGGGGGCCGGCACCTGGGCCGTACGCGGCTGCTGGCCGCCCCCGGTGCCCGGCCCGAGGACCTCGCGGCGCTCCTCGACCACGCCGAAGGACTCGCCGAGGAGCGGAAGGCGGCCTCGGTCTGCTTCCCGCACGTCGACGTGCGCGACCTCTCACTCGTCGAGCTGCTGGAGAGCCGCGGCTACCGCTCGCACACCTCCGCGCACTACGCCTGGCTGCCCATTCCGCCCGGCGGCTGGGAGGAGTTCCTCGCCGGGATGAGCAAGCACCGGCGCCGCCGGGTGCGTCTGGAGCGCCGGGCCCTGGCCGAGGCCGGGGTGGAGGTCACCGTCGAACCGCTGACCCAGGAACTGGTCCCGCGCCTCGGCGAGCTGGACTCCAACCTCCTGAAGAAGTACGGCAATCCGGCGAGCCCCGAGCACTCCGCCGGGCTGCTGTCCTGGATCGCCGACGTGATGGGCGACGACGTCATGGTCTCCGTGGCCCGGCAGAACGGCGCCGTCATCGGCTTCGGCATGGTCCTGCGCTCCAGGGCCCGCGGCGAGGAGCACTGGTTCGGCCACCGCGCCGGCTTCGACTACGAGGCCCAGGGCAAGCTGCCGCTCTACTACGACGTCCTGTACTACCGGGTGCTCGAAGCCGCCGCCGCGGCCGGGGTCTCCGTCCTGCACGCCGGGATCGGCAGCGTCGAGGCGAAGCTGGCGCGCGGCTGTCAGGCCAGCGAGGAGCGCTCGTACGTGCTGCGCATTCCCCGTACGGACAAGGACCGGAGGACCGCACCCCGATGA
- a CDS encoding ATP-grasp domain-containing protein, protein MTTPLADYAQFADKRIAIVEHMQNHPFVLGLHQAREHGLEVWLLTGDRTWYTHGHDWESHPLAQAVDRVIDVDTTDLDAVLASVTGEDGAPLVDGLTSFSDYHTVIAAQAAQRLGLPGPDPEAVETANVKDRLRVALGDVPFNIPHVLVSDEDQLEAAARKLGFPMIAKPPAEAISYGVRRVDDMAQLTEAWNELSGIRKSLRGQRRSGDVLLETYVEGVEVSVETMTVDGYTHVFGVTSKDLFGDPAYIECGHTFPVPLSDESRDELYSVVRKTLEAIGYRHGPCHTEARLTESGWRIIEANPRTPSSCMTMLVTDVTGRSPILDAWLLTVGATPAIEPVTHSGGAAVRMIYPARRGTLKRVDGVEAAEAVPGVQVLLHVEKGDALLQRMDNSSCVGFTYCNGPDRLEAQALADKAAAYLDFVVEEEQA, encoded by the coding sequence ATGACAACACCCCTGGCTGACTACGCGCAGTTCGCGGACAAGCGGATCGCCATCGTCGAGCACATGCAGAACCATCCCTTCGTCCTCGGCCTGCACCAGGCCCGGGAGCACGGCCTGGAGGTGTGGCTGCTTACCGGTGACCGCACCTGGTACACCCACGGCCACGACTGGGAATCCCACCCGCTCGCCCAGGCCGTCGACCGGGTGATCGACGTCGACACCACCGACCTCGACGCGGTGCTCGCCTCGGTGACCGGGGAGGACGGCGCGCCCCTGGTCGACGGGCTGACCTCGTTCTCCGACTACCACACCGTGATCGCCGCGCAGGCGGCCCAGCGGCTCGGTCTGCCGGGGCCCGACCCGGAGGCGGTGGAGACGGCCAACGTCAAGGACCGGCTGCGGGTCGCGCTCGGCGACGTACCGTTCAACATCCCTCACGTGCTGGTCAGTGACGAGGACCAGCTGGAGGCCGCGGCACGGAAGCTCGGCTTCCCGATGATCGCCAAGCCCCCGGCGGAGGCGATCAGTTACGGGGTCCGCCGCGTCGACGACATGGCACAGCTGACCGAGGCGTGGAACGAGCTGTCCGGAATCCGCAAGAGCCTGCGCGGCCAGCGGCGCTCCGGCGACGTCCTGCTGGAGACGTACGTCGAGGGCGTCGAGGTCAGCGTCGAGACGATGACCGTGGACGGCTACACCCACGTCTTCGGGGTGACGTCGAAGGACCTGTTCGGCGACCCCGCGTACATCGAGTGCGGGCACACCTTCCCCGTGCCGCTCTCCGACGAGTCCCGCGACGAGCTGTACTCCGTCGTCCGCAAGACGCTGGAGGCCATCGGCTACCGGCACGGGCCCTGCCACACCGAGGCGCGGCTCACCGAGTCGGGCTGGCGGATCATCGAGGCCAACCCCCGTACGCCGTCGAGCTGTATGACGATGCTCGTCACCGACGTCACCGGGCGCAGCCCCATCCTGGACGCCTGGCTGCTCACCGTCGGCGCGACCCCGGCGATCGAACCCGTCACGCACTCCGGCGGCGCCGCCGTCCGCATGATCTACCCGGCCAGGCGCGGCACGCTGAAGCGGGTCGACGGGGTGGAGGCCGCAGAGGCGGTGCCGGGTGTCCAGGTGCTGCTGCACGTGGAGAAGGGTGACGCGCTCCTCCAGCGCATGGACAACTCCTCCTGCGTCGGCTTCACCTACTGCAACGGGCCCGACCGGCTCGAAGCGCAGGCGCTCGCCGACAAGGCGGCCGCCTACCTCGACTTCGTCGTCGAGGAGGAGCAGGCGTGA
- a CDS encoding GNAT family N-acetyltransferase, protein MTDSTDLAPELSFVPLSADDDDTAGQWLQLMAEADDVPGAAPPCSVDMIGSLRFAPPATVLEDWAALHDGQVVGALRIALPNGAPVARVDQLLVHPKLRRRGVGRALFGKARELAAAHGRTTLAGMTVEPLEGGPARDPAPAAFVAALGGVRADGPSGLHQWLDLRRHDPLADGVPALPEGYGLVRWGTVTPDAYAVPVSLLEQSLGDSGAEPEPDQEVETSYARAFETMRVGRGRRAYHTGVVHRASGTLAGYTSVSKTTGNPQYALQGMTVVHRGHRGHGLGLLLKLSNLENVLRQEPAVRLLETANAEDNHSMIAVNRAMGFVPQDRWVSWTFGAGSSD, encoded by the coding sequence ATGACCGACAGCACCGACCTCGCACCGGAGCTCAGCTTCGTCCCGCTGAGTGCGGACGACGACGACACGGCGGGCCAGTGGCTCCAGTTGATGGCGGAGGCCGACGACGTCCCCGGGGCCGCGCCGCCCTGTTCCGTCGACATGATCGGCTCCCTGCGGTTCGCGCCGCCCGCCACCGTGCTGGAGGACTGGGCGGCTCTGCACGACGGGCAGGTGGTCGGCGCGCTGCGGATCGCCCTGCCCAACGGCGCGCCGGTGGCCCGGGTGGACCAGCTCCTCGTGCACCCCAAGCTGCGTCGCCGCGGTGTCGGCCGCGCCCTGTTCGGCAAGGCCCGTGAACTGGCGGCCGCACACGGGCGCACCACCCTGGCCGGGATGACCGTCGAGCCGCTGGAGGGCGGTCCGGCGCGCGATCCCGCGCCCGCGGCGTTCGTCGCCGCGCTGGGCGGGGTGCGGGCCGACGGCCCGTCGGGGCTGCACCAGTGGCTCGACCTCCGCCGCCACGACCCGCTGGCCGACGGTGTCCCCGCGCTGCCCGAGGGCTACGGCCTGGTCCGCTGGGGCACGGTCACCCCCGACGCCTACGCGGTGCCGGTCTCGCTGCTGGAGCAGTCGCTCGGTGACTCCGGGGCCGAGCCCGAGCCCGACCAGGAGGTCGAGACGAGCTATGCCCGCGCCTTCGAGACCATGCGGGTGGGCCGTGGCCGACGGGCGTACCACACGGGGGTCGTCCACAGGGCGAGCGGAACACTGGCCGGGTACACCAGCGTCTCCAAGACCACCGGCAACCCGCAGTACGCGCTCCAGGGCATGACAGTCGTCCACCGGGGCCACCGCGGCCACGGGCTGGGGCTGCTCCTGAAGCTCTCGAACCTGGAGAACGTCCTGCGGCAGGAGCCCGCCGTACGGCTGCTGGAGACGGCGAACGCCGAGGACAACCACTCGATGATCGCCGTCAACCGCGCGATGGGCTTCGTGCCTCAGGACCGCTGGGTGTCCTGGACCTTCGGGGCCGGTTCGTCCGACTGA
- a CDS encoding MBL fold metallo-hydrolase yields the protein MHGDMEGVRMLRMRRSVLQRMLAVGSAGLLTAGAAPVGPASAPRRPDRDLLSTRLSMRWLGVAGWELAFGGRSLLFDPYLSRMPYQGDDGALDPRLPLRVDRAAVARVAGEQLAGPPELILVSHGHFDHIADVPELLAYPQWRKRRIRTLCDLTSRHLLTALGAPAERVADIIPVRGGEYLQFDGYTVQVIPSLHSQAADHGYFAPGPLAAPLAKRPATLGELPEGSTLMYLVSFDGGPSVLLSGATNYIERELEGLRPDVAVISMTAHSGIHRYLDRLLEVLGDPPLIIPSHHDDMVSDLRAGATHSLWAAPTKTAVEALGSAASGRVVMGSRVLTPQPMVALDITGALR from the coding sequence TTGCACGGGGACATGGAGGGTGTACGCATGCTGCGGATGCGGCGATCGGTGCTCCAGAGGATGCTGGCGGTCGGCAGCGCCGGTCTCCTGACGGCCGGGGCGGCCCCGGTGGGGCCGGCGTCGGCACCAAGGCGGCCGGATCGCGACCTCCTGTCCACCCGGCTGAGTATGCGCTGGCTCGGAGTGGCCGGCTGGGAGCTGGCGTTCGGCGGCCGGAGCCTGCTCTTCGACCCCTATCTGAGCCGTATGCCCTACCAGGGCGATGACGGCGCACTCGATCCGCGGCTCCCCCTGCGCGTGGACCGGGCCGCGGTGGCGCGGGTGGCCGGCGAGCAGCTGGCGGGACCTCCCGAGCTGATCCTCGTCAGCCACGGGCACTTCGACCACATCGCCGACGTACCCGAACTGCTGGCGTACCCGCAGTGGCGCAAGCGCCGCATCCGCACCCTGTGCGACCTGACCTCGCGGCATCTGCTCACCGCGCTCGGCGCGCCGGCGGAGCGGGTCGCCGACATCATCCCCGTACGGGGCGGCGAGTACCTCCAGTTCGACGGCTACACCGTGCAGGTCATCCCCAGCCTGCACAGCCAGGCCGCGGATCACGGCTACTTCGCCCCCGGCCCCCTCGCCGCGCCCCTGGCGAAGCGGCCCGCGACCCTCGGCGAGCTGCCCGAGGGCAGCACGCTGATGTACCTGGTCTCCTTCGACGGCGGACCCTCCGTGCTGCTCTCCGGTGCCACCAACTACATCGAACGGGAGCTGGAAGGGCTGCGCCCGGACGTCGCCGTGATCAGCATGACCGCGCACTCCGGCATCCACCGCTATCTGGACCGGCTGCTCGAGGTGCTCGGCGATCCGCCGCTGATCATTCCCAGCCACCACGACGACATGGTCTCCGACCTCCGGGCCGGCGCCACGCACAGTCTGTGGGCGGCGCCGACGAAGACCGCGGTCGAAGCGCTGGGTTCGGCCGCGTCGGGGCGGGTGGTCATGGGGAGCCGGGTGCTCACGCCTCAGCCGATGGTGGCGCTGGACATCACGGGGGCGTTGCGCTGA
- a CDS encoding EamA family transporter, with product MSTRDRLLAVLVAVLWGLNFLAVRVGLDHFPPFFLAALRFLVLAVPVVLFVPRPQVPLRWLLGYGLGFGALQFGLLFLAIDNGMPSGQASVVVQASAPLTVLLGALLLHERLSRHQLAGMAAAVLGLTVIAVDRARTAALLPLVLTLLAALGWALGNLASRQARPDHPLRFALWMSVVPPLPLLALSAVMEGPATGWRAFGGAFDAEGWPGLVALLYIALAGSVVGSGIWTTLLKRYEAGTVAPYSMLVPVVGLAVAWPALDERPSALSLVGAAIVVVGVLAGMGTGLAKRPHGKGTGLAKRAHGKGPGPAPGGERGPEPGTVVAQSDEPAPKVQDTQRS from the coding sequence GTGAGCACCCGGGACCGGCTGCTCGCCGTCCTCGTCGCGGTGCTGTGGGGGCTGAACTTCCTCGCCGTGCGCGTGGGGCTCGACCACTTCCCCCCGTTCTTCCTCGCCGCGCTGCGCTTCCTGGTCCTCGCGGTGCCCGTGGTCCTGTTCGTGCCCCGGCCGCAGGTGCCGCTGCGCTGGCTGCTGGGGTACGGCCTGGGCTTCGGTGCCCTGCAGTTCGGGCTGCTCTTCCTCGCCATCGACAACGGCATGCCCTCGGGGCAGGCGTCCGTGGTGGTGCAGGCATCGGCCCCGCTGACCGTGCTGCTCGGCGCGCTCCTGCTGCACGAGCGGCTGTCGCGGCACCAGCTGGCCGGGATGGCGGCGGCGGTCCTGGGGCTGACGGTGATCGCCGTGGACCGGGCCAGGACGGCGGCCCTGCTGCCGCTCGTCCTGACCCTGCTGGCGGCGCTCGGCTGGGCGCTCGGCAACCTCGCCAGCCGACAGGCCAGGCCGGATCACCCGCTGCGTTTCGCGCTGTGGATGTCCGTGGTGCCGCCGCTGCCGCTGCTGGCCCTGTCCGCCGTCATGGAGGGCCCGGCCACCGGCTGGCGGGCCTTCGGCGGCGCTTTCGACGCGGAGGGCTGGCCAGGCCTGGTGGCCCTCCTCTACATCGCGCTGGCGGGTTCCGTCGTGGGCTCGGGCATCTGGACGACGCTTCTGAAGCGGTACGAGGCCGGGACCGTGGCCCCGTACTCGATGCTCGTGCCGGTCGTCGGCCTCGCGGTGGCCTGGCCGGCGCTCGACGAGCGGCCGAGTGCCCTGTCGCTGGTGGGCGCCGCGATCGTGGTCGTCGGAGTGCTGGCGGGAATGGGGACCGGCCTGGCGAAGCGCCCCCACGGCAAGGGGACCGGCCTGGCGAAGCGCGCCCACGGCAAGGGCCCCGGCCCCGCCCCGGGAGGGGAGCGAGGGCCGGAGCCCGGCACGGTCGTGGCTCAGTCGGACGAACCGGCCCCGAAGGTCCAGGACACCCAGCGGTCCTGA